A region of Cucumis melo cultivar AY chromosome 2, USDA_Cmelo_AY_1.0, whole genome shotgun sequence DNA encodes the following proteins:
- the LOC127148315 gene encoding uncharacterized protein LOC127148315: MTKATDERLETVEMEMKRLPMIKENIALLAKSIAEMNSQIDKQAQQQQVILKYIEGIVKDDSPGRRTEEGSTSKVTMAEAIYPATAEEPKLEVKTEEERSVDRSKFKKVEMPVFDGTDPDSWLFRADRYFKIHNLTDSEKLTVAVISFDGPALDWYRSQEEREAFTGWDDLKLKMLVRFRATREGTLVGRFLTIKQESTVEEYQNRFDKLLAPVASLPTVVLEETFMNGLNPWLKSEVETLEPIGLAQMMKLALKIENRELVRRECGLVSAYDSKTGHKQQQARSPIAATTKEGTVSGSWPMRTITLREVGTGDNRREGPTKRLSDAEFQARREKGLCFRCGEKYFVGHRFKSKEHKELRMLVVKEGGEELEIVEEEFFDAETEMKPVEVQNVENLNIELSINSVVGLNNPGTMKVKGKVGEEEVVILIDCGATHNFIAEDLVTRLGLTLQETPNYGVILGSGTAVKGKGMCRNVEVQLDGWKVTDSFLPLQLGGVDMILGMQWLHSLGVTEVDWKRLVLTFHHQGRKVVIRGDPSLIKTRVSLKNLVRTWGVDDQGFLVECRTLECGKLEDEQDQEQGKVNAEPIATLLKQFARVFEWPATLPPQRSIEHHIYLKSGTDPVNVRPYRYAHHQKEEMERLVDEMLSSGIIRPSKSPYSSPVLLVRKKDGSWRFCVDYRALNNVRYQTSSPYQ; encoded by the coding sequence ATGACGAAGGCAACAGATGAACGGTTGGAGACGGTTGAGATGGAAATGAAAAGGCTGCCGATGATCAAGGAGAACATAGCATTACTAGCCAAAAGCATCGCGGAAATGAACTCTCAAATCGATAAGCAGGCGCAGCAGCAGCAAGTGATACTGAAGTATATTGAGGGAATCGTTAAGGATGATTCTCCTGGACGAAGGACCGAAGAAGGGTCCACGAGCAAGGTCACCATGGCCGAAGCAATATATCCAGCGACTGCCGAAGAACCGAAGTTAGAAGTAAAAACAGAGGAGGAGCGATCAGTGGATCGGAGCAAATTTAAGAAAGTTGAAATGCCAGTCTTCGACGGGACCGACCCCGACTCGTGGCTGTTCCGAGCAGACCGATACTTCAAGATACATAACTTGACGGATTCAGAGAAACTTACCGTGGCAGTGATCAGTTTCGATGGGCCGGCGTTGGACTGGTACCGATCACAAGAAGAGAGGGAAGCTTTCACCGGTTGGGATGACTTGAAACTTAAAATGCTGGTGAGGTTCCGCGCGACCAGGGAAGGTACACTGGTGGGCCGATTCTTAACGATCAAGCAGGAGTCCACTGTCGAGGAGTACCAGAACCGTTTCGATAAACTACTGGCACCGGTGGCTTCCCTGCCTACGGTGGTGCTAGAGGAAACATTCATGAATGGGTTAAATCCATGGTTGAAGTCGGAGGTAGAAACCCTGGAGCCCATTGGGCTGGCCCAAATGATGAAGTTGGCCTTGAAGATAGAAAATAGAGAGCTGGTCCGAAGGGAATGCGGGCTGGTCAGCGCCTATGACAGCAAAACCGGCCATAAACAACAGCAGGCTAGGAGCCCCATCGCAGCAACCACGAAGGAAGGAACGGTCAGTGGAAGTTGGCCAATGAGAACGATAACACTGAGAGAGGTGGGTACGGGAGACAACCGTCGGGAAGGGCCCACGAAACGATTATCTGATGCCGAGTTCCAAGCTCGAAGGGAAAAGGGGTTATGTTTTCGCTGTGGGGAGAAGTATTTCGTAGGGCATCGGTTCAAGTCAAAGGAGCATAAGGAGCTACGAATGCTGGTAGTCAAAGAAGGAGGGGAGGAACTGGAGATTGTGGAGGAAGAGTTTTTTGATGCCGAAACTGAGATGAAACCAGTAGAAGTGCAGAACGTGGAGAATTTAAACATTGAACTGTCGATCAACTCAGTGGTGGGACTGAACAATCCGGGAACCATGAAAGTAAAAGGAAAGGTGGGAGAAGAAGAAGTGGTGATCTTGATTGATTGTGGGGCGACCCACAACTTCATCGCAGAGGACTTGGTGACCAGGTTAGGATTGACATTGCAGGAGACCCCAAACTATGGAGTAATCCTGGGCTCAGGAACAGCAGTCAAAGGTAAGGGGATGTGCCGAAATGTTGAAGTGCAATTGGATGGCTGGAAGGTGACCGATAGCTTCCTACCACTGCAGTTGGGGGGAGTTGACATGATCCTAGGAATGCAGTGGCTTCATTCTCTTGGGGTGACCGAAGTCGACTGGAAGAGGTTAGTGCTTACTTTTCATCACCAGGGGAGGAAGGTTGTGATACGAGGGGATCCAAGTTTGATCAAAACGAGGGTAAGTCTGAAGAATCTAGTGAGAACGTGGGGAGTTGACGATCAGGGATTCCTAGTAGAATGCAGGACATTAGAATGCGGGAAGTTGGAAGATGAACAGGATCAGGAGCAGGGAAAGGTCAACGCGGAACCAATAGCGACCCTGCTCAAGCAATTTGCCCGCGTGTTTGAATGGCCCGCGACCCTTCCACCCCAGCGCAGCATTGAACACCACATATACCTGAAGAGTGGGACTGACCCAGTGAACGTACGGCCATATCGATACGCGCATCATCAGAAGGAAGAAATGGAGAGATTGGTGGATGAGATGCTATCTTCAGGGATCATACGGCCGAGTAAGAGTCCATACTCCAGTCCTGTACTGTTAGTGAGGAAGAAAGACGGGAGTTGGAGGTTCTGCGTAGATTATCGGGCGCTGAACAATGTCAGATACCAGACAAGTTCCCCATACCAGTGA